The DNA region ACGATTTCCGCCGGATTCGCCGATTCGTAATTCAGGCGGATGGCAATCAGCGTTGTCGGGATCAACGTGATGCTGGCTGTGTTAAGCGCCAGCAGCGTGCACATCGCCGGTGTCGCGGTGTCTTTATCCGGATTCAGCTTCTGCAGCTCCTGCATCGCTTTGATTCCCATCGGTGTCGCCGCATTGCCAAGACCGAACAAATTCGCGCTCATATTCGATAAAATATACCCGATCGCCGGATGATCCTTCGGCACGTCGGGGAACAGAAATCTTACGACCGGTCCCAGCATGACTGCAACCTTCTTCAGAAGACCCGAATCCTCGGCAATCCGCATCATGCCCAGCCAAAAAACCAGGATGCTG from Paenibacillus ihbetae includes:
- a CDS encoding nucleoside recognition domain-containing protein — its product is MINMIWMGMILIGFGFAAVNGNIDAVTKAVFDGAQTGVTVSFGLISILVFWLGMMRIAEDSGLLKKVAVMLGPVVRFLFPDVPKDHPAIGYILSNMSANLFGLGNAATPMGIKAMQELQKLNPDKDTATPAMCTLLALNTASITLIPTTLIAIRLNYESANPAEIVGTTLLATAIATAAAILADRWYRRRSIRRQQPSGIGAGRNPDMKG